One Glaciihabitans arcticus DNA window includes the following coding sequences:
- a CDS encoding fluoride efflux transporter FluC, whose amino-acid sequence MRQLAAVIVGALVGTALRLGVDVLVGTPLSTLLINIAGSFALALLVARLWPTATPVLRAALGPGLLGTFTTFSAVAVALVSLSAAGEWMPALAYLAATLIGGLAAAFLGLRLGRRR is encoded by the coding sequence GTGCGCCAGCTCGCCGCCGTGATCGTGGGTGCGCTCGTGGGCACCGCGCTCAGGCTCGGTGTGGACGTGCTCGTCGGCACCCCGCTCTCGACGCTGCTCATCAACATCGCCGGATCCTTCGCCCTCGCGCTCCTGGTCGCGCGCCTCTGGCCGACGGCCACCCCCGTTCTCAGGGCTGCGCTCGGGCCCGGCCTGCTTGGAACGTTCACCACCTTCTCGGCTGTCGCGGTCGCCCTGGTCTCGCTCTCGGCAGCCGGCGAGTGGATGCCCGCACTCGCCTACCTTGCAGCGACCCTCATCGGCGGACTCGCCGCGGCGTTCCTCGGCCTCCGGTTGGGACGCCGCCGATGA
- a CDS encoding LacI family DNA-binding transcriptional regulator, giving the protein MGTLPTVDDVARVARVSRQTVSNVLNTPAIVKQTTRTRVEAAISELGYRPHASARRLRTQKSSTIGIRMEAFKDGVSGAVLDRFLHALTEHADARDMRILLYTAASPEHEIEQLARLRDGADVDAIILTATFHNDPRIDWLSANGMPFVTFGRPWGLNDMDDPSHLWVDVDGYAGVRDAAQHLTAEGAKRIGFIGWPSPSGTGDERRRGWLDGAHISAEDASALARATTDGVPEGTRAALELIAGVHPPDALICASDSLALGASLAARSLGLELPIIGYDNTPVAAAMGLSSIDQPLAEAAASALELLFGPSGSNVLPAEAFDEEPKHRLLAPRLVVRSAARAVPDDTTDASAVGNHNRKETL; this is encoded by the coding sequence ATGGGAACACTGCCCACAGTGGATGACGTCGCTCGCGTTGCCCGGGTCTCCCGCCAGACCGTCTCCAACGTGCTCAACACCCCGGCCATCGTCAAGCAGACGACGCGCACCCGCGTCGAGGCCGCGATCTCTGAGCTCGGCTACCGCCCGCACGCGTCCGCCCGCCGGCTGCGCACGCAGAAGTCCTCAACGATCGGCATCCGCATGGAGGCCTTCAAGGACGGCGTCTCGGGTGCCGTGCTCGACCGCTTCCTGCACGCACTCACCGAGCACGCCGACGCGCGCGATATGCGCATCCTGCTGTACACGGCCGCGAGCCCCGAGCACGAGATCGAGCAGCTCGCCCGGCTGCGCGACGGCGCAGACGTCGACGCGATCATCCTCACCGCCACCTTCCACAACGACCCGCGCATCGACTGGCTCTCCGCCAACGGCATGCCGTTCGTCACCTTCGGCCGCCCGTGGGGACTCAACGACATGGATGACCCGAGCCACCTCTGGGTCGACGTCGACGGCTATGCCGGGGTGCGCGACGCCGCCCAGCACCTCACCGCCGAGGGTGCCAAGCGCATCGGCTTCATCGGCTGGCCGAGTCCCTCGGGCACGGGCGACGAGCGCCGACGCGGCTGGCTCGACGGTGCACACATCAGTGCAGAGGATGCCTCGGCTCTCGCCCGCGCCACCACTGACGGGGTGCCGGAGGGCACCCGAGCCGCGCTCGAGCTCATCGCCGGAGTCCACCCGCCCGACGCCCTCATCTGCGCAAGCGACTCGCTCGCCCTCGGTGCGAGCCTCGCGGCGCGTTCGCTCGGCCTCGAGCTGCCGATCATCGGTTACGACAACACCCCCGTTGCGGCGGCGATGGGGCTCTCGAGCATCGACCAGCCCCTGGCTGAGGCCGCGGCATCCGCTCTCGAACTGCTCTTCGGGCCGAGTGGCAGCAACGTGCTGCCGGCCGAGGCCTTCGACGAGGAGCCCAAGCATCGGCTGCTCGCCCCCCGACTTGTCGTGCGCAGCGCCGCCCGCGCCGTGCCCGACGACACCACCGACGCGTCAGCTGTCGGCAATCACAATCGAAAGGAAACACTGTGA
- a CDS encoding RNA polymerase sigma factor, whose protein sequence is MTAEAAAVPAVRHVSVATALNVPNFVEREAPALLDYFGRRVPAEDAADLLGETLVVVWRRVSVIPNDETRARMWLYGVARKVLSGHRRSTKRQTALAEKLRLELSVQPVHEATEFDRVREQIAQLPEIDREIIGLVYWEGFSLTEVAGILGMRPATVRSRHARARATLRLALGT, encoded by the coding sequence ATGACGGCAGAGGCAGCAGCCGTGCCGGCAGTGCGCCACGTGTCGGTGGCGACCGCGCTGAACGTGCCCAACTTCGTCGAGCGCGAGGCACCGGCCCTGCTCGACTACTTCGGCCGCCGGGTGCCCGCGGAGGATGCCGCCGACCTCCTCGGTGAGACCCTCGTAGTGGTGTGGCGGCGGGTGAGCGTCATCCCGAACGACGAGACGAGAGCACGCATGTGGTTGTACGGAGTGGCACGCAAGGTGTTGTCGGGGCACCGCCGCTCGACGAAGCGGCAGACGGCCCTGGCCGAGAAGCTGCGGCTCGAGCTGTCGGTGCAGCCGGTGCACGAGGCCACCGAGTTCGACCGGGTTCGCGAGCAGATTGCGCAGCTGCCCGAGATCGACCGCGAGATCATCGGACTCGTCTACTGGGAAGGCTTCAGCCTCACCGAGGTCGCCGGCATACTCGGGATGCGACCCGCGACCGTCCGCTCACGGCACGCGCGAGCGCGGGCAACCCTGCGACTCGCCCTCGGCACCTGA
- a CDS encoding carbohydrate ABC transporter permease, translated as MTTLEQAAIQTDRPIRAHRRFRWIGGKAGAGIAITYLVLILLALIYIYPFLISISSSFKTDAEATQSPLNLIPQTWSFAAYERLFTTVPLLQWAGNSTFIAVIVTFSRVFFDSLAGYALSRLRFRGRTVVFAALIAVMAVPNVALLIPRFLILKELGLYNSYAGMIVPILIDAAGIFIMKQFFESIPVSVEEAARIDGAGVFRTFWTIVLPMARPAIITLFILSFQGSWNEFAHFIVSRQDQSLNTLTTGVASLTSGQLGSGNQYPLQLAAAVLMSIPVAVLFFIFQRRIMNTTEGGEKG; from the coding sequence ATGACGACTCTTGAGCAGGCGGCCATCCAGACCGACCGTCCCATCCGTGCCCACCGACGCTTCCGCTGGATCGGCGGCAAGGCGGGCGCCGGCATCGCCATCACCTACCTGGTGCTGATCCTGCTGGCCCTCATCTACATCTACCCGTTCCTCATCTCGATCTCCTCGAGCTTCAAGACGGACGCGGAGGCGACGCAGTCGCCGCTCAACCTCATCCCGCAGACCTGGTCGTTCGCCGCGTACGAGCGACTCTTCACAACGGTGCCGCTGTTGCAGTGGGCCGGCAACTCGACGTTCATCGCCGTCATCGTGACCTTCAGCCGGGTGTTCTTCGACTCGCTCGCCGGGTACGCGCTGTCGCGCCTGCGGTTCCGTGGGCGCACGGTGGTCTTCGCCGCGCTGATCGCAGTCATGGCGGTGCCGAATGTGGCGCTGCTCATCCCGCGCTTTTTGATTCTCAAGGAGCTGGGCCTCTACAACAGCTACGCGGGAATGATCGTGCCGATTCTCATCGACGCAGCGGGGATCTTCATCATGAAGCAGTTCTTCGAGTCGATCCCGGTGAGTGTGGAGGAGGCGGCGCGCATCGACGGCGCCGGTGTCTTCCGCACTTTCTGGACGATCGTGCTGCCGATGGCCCGACCCGCGATCATCACCCTGTTCATCCTGAGCTTCCAGGGTTCGTGGAACGAATTCGCGCACTTCATCGTGTCGCGGCAGGATCAATCGCTGAACACGCTGACGACCGGTGTCGCCTCGCTCACCTCGGGCCAGCTCGGCAGCGGCAACCAGTACCCGTTGCAGCTCGCGGCCGCCGTGCTGATGTCGATCCCTGTTGCCGTGCTGTTCTTCATCTTCCAGCGGCGCATCATGAACACGACCGAGGGCGGCGAGAAGGGCTAG
- a CDS encoding glycogen debranching N-terminal domain-containing protein, protein MTHQPMQPLLHDATVVLKAPTQAWSAEDGSIGSAPIHGIYFSDVRIVALQSITVGGETPEHIATAAPHADSARFIALVRGLDDPSPDPGVRVEHRRESTTSGVNESVAIQSRRDIPIETTIEIELRVDATAFDLVKAGLGSGDLPVVELREHGAAWQGNGVSVELRADDARVSSPTTGVLRITADVTVPPRGSATVEWALTATDELSRVTGVSTASPWSTTVSAGDERLGLWVDRALGDLDALRMATGGGEFVAAGAPWFLTLFGRDSIWTARFLLPLGTGIARSTLRILADLQGTESVAATAEQPGKIMHELRRQVLSIPGESVEIPPLYYGTVDATALWICLLHDTWRWGMPDAEVEALLPNLEAALAWMRDFGDADGDGLLEYVDETGHGLANQGWKDSGDSVQWRDGTLADGPIALCEVQAYAYEAATHGADLLEAFGRDGSEWRAWAARLRENFGAFWIDDDRGGYPAIALDATKRRVDTVTSNLGHLLGTGILTEAQSATIAARLVSPELSSGFGLRTMSTDSAGYWPLSYHGGSVWTHDTAIAISGLVRDGHRNEARELIEGLLAAASAFDYRLPELHSGDSSTELSRPVPYPAACRPQAWSAASAVSVLGSILGLDVAAGSLVIDPDPSFGRVDATGLRYRDAPVTLP, encoded by the coding sequence ATGACCCACCAGCCCATGCAGCCCCTGCTCCACGACGCGACGGTAGTGCTGAAGGCGCCCACCCAGGCCTGGTCCGCGGAGGATGGCTCCATCGGTTCCGCGCCTATTCACGGCATCTACTTCTCCGATGTGCGCATCGTGGCGCTGCAGTCGATCACGGTCGGCGGCGAAACCCCCGAGCACATCGCGACAGCGGCCCCGCACGCGGATAGTGCCCGGTTCATCGCTCTCGTCCGAGGGCTCGACGACCCGAGCCCGGATCCCGGGGTGCGGGTCGAGCACCGCCGCGAGAGCACGACCTCGGGCGTGAACGAGTCGGTCGCGATTCAGTCGCGCCGCGACATCCCGATCGAAACGACGATCGAAATCGAACTGCGGGTGGATGCCACGGCCTTCGACCTCGTGAAGGCAGGCCTGGGCTCCGGCGACCTGCCCGTCGTCGAGCTGCGCGAGCACGGCGCGGCCTGGCAGGGCAACGGCGTCTCGGTCGAACTGCGAGCGGATGACGCTCGGGTCAGCTCGCCGACCACCGGTGTGCTGCGCATCACCGCCGACGTGACGGTCCCGCCGCGCGGGAGTGCGACAGTCGAGTGGGCGCTGACCGCGACCGACGAGCTCAGCCGAGTCACCGGCGTCTCGACGGCGTCACCCTGGAGCACCACGGTGAGCGCCGGCGACGAGCGCCTCGGTCTCTGGGTCGACCGTGCGCTCGGCGACCTGGACGCCCTGCGCATGGCGACCGGCGGTGGCGAGTTCGTGGCCGCGGGCGCGCCCTGGTTCCTCACCCTGTTCGGCCGGGACTCGATCTGGACCGCGCGGTTCCTGCTGCCGCTCGGCACCGGCATCGCACGCAGTACGCTGCGCATCCTCGCCGACCTGCAGGGCACCGAGTCGGTCGCTGCCACCGCGGAGCAGCCGGGCAAGATCATGCACGAGCTGCGGCGGCAAGTGCTGTCGATTCCGGGAGAGTCGGTCGAGATCCCGCCGCTGTACTACGGCACCGTCGATGCGACCGCGCTCTGGATCTGCCTGCTGCACGACACCTGGCGCTGGGGCATGCCCGACGCGGAGGTCGAGGCGCTGCTACCGAACCTCGAGGCGGCGCTCGCGTGGATGCGCGACTTCGGCGACGCGGACGGTGACGGCCTGCTCGAGTACGTTGACGAGACCGGGCACGGCCTCGCCAACCAGGGCTGGAAGGACAGCGGCGACTCGGTGCAGTGGCGCGACGGCACCCTCGCCGACGGCCCGATCGCACTGTGCGAGGTGCAGGCCTACGCCTACGAGGCGGCGACCCACGGCGCAGACCTGCTCGAGGCGTTCGGCCGCGACGGATCCGAGTGGCGCGCCTGGGCGGCACGGCTCCGCGAGAACTTCGGCGCCTTCTGGATCGACGACGACCGCGGCGGCTACCCGGCGATCGCCCTGGACGCGACCAAGCGCCGCGTCGACACGGTCACCAGCAACCTCGGACACCTGCTCGGTACGGGCATCCTGACCGAGGCCCAGTCGGCTACCATCGCCGCGCGGCTCGTCTCCCCCGAACTCAGCTCGGGGTTCGGCCTGCGCACCATGTCCACTGACTCGGCCGGCTACTGGCCACTCAGCTACCACGGTGGATCCGTGTGGACGCACGACACTGCCATCGCGATCTCGGGCCTCGTGCGTGACGGTCATCGGAACGAGGCGCGCGAGCTCATCGAGGGGCTGCTCGCCGCGGCATCCGCCTTCGACTATCGCCTGCCGGAGCTGCACTCGGGCGATTCGTCCACCGAACTCAGCCGCCCGGTGCCCTACCCGGCCGCCTGCCGACCGCAGGCCTGGTCAGCGGCGTCCGCCGTCTCGGTGCTGGGCAGCATCCTCGGACTCGACGTCGCCGCAGGCTCGCTCGTCATCGACCCCGACCCGTCATTCGGTCGAGTGGATGCCACGGGCCTCCGTTACCGAGACGCCCCCGTCACCCTGCCCTAG
- a CDS encoding carbohydrate ABC transporter permease: MAKGIRGSEGRYGWAFVTPAIIIIGVFLVLPIFLALYVSFSNWNGLGSPLGNSELVGGDNYAEVLVEDGLAQRDFGTSIRNNFYYVLLVVPLQTALALFLAVQVNARVLKGRGFFRTAFYFPSVTSSIAITTIFIFLFTATGTINSILEWLGVNGPNWFADPTGILHTMLGWFGVGKDGALAAAGPLGLTWWDWVSGPSVAMSVLIILAIFTTSGTFMLLFLAALQNISGEIDEAASVDGAGPVRKFFSVTLPMLKPTLFTVLTLGLIGTWQVFDQAYLLGDGRPAKTTLFPAYLGYKTSFDGLNWGEGAAISFILFAIIVALTLLQRFILRDRDLGRSGLRRAAKAQARLLRDATDTPVDRKPGGVERSH; this comes from the coding sequence ATGGCGAAGGGAATCCGCGGCTCAGAGGGCCGCTATGGATGGGCGTTCGTGACCCCCGCGATCATCATCATCGGGGTGTTCCTGGTGCTGCCGATCTTCCTCGCGCTCTACGTGAGCTTCAGCAACTGGAACGGCCTGGGCTCGCCGCTCGGCAACTCCGAGCTCGTCGGCGGAGACAACTACGCGGAGGTACTCGTCGAAGACGGCCTCGCCCAGCGCGACTTTGGCACGAGCATCCGCAACAACTTCTACTACGTGCTGCTCGTCGTTCCGTTGCAGACCGCCCTCGCCCTGTTCCTCGCCGTGCAGGTGAACGCTCGTGTGCTCAAGGGCCGCGGGTTCTTCCGCACCGCGTTCTACTTCCCGTCGGTGACGTCATCCATCGCCATCACAACGATCTTCATCTTCCTGTTCACCGCCACCGGAACCATCAACTCGATTCTGGAGTGGCTGGGCGTGAACGGGCCGAACTGGTTCGCCGACCCGACCGGGATCCTGCACACCATGCTCGGCTGGTTCGGAGTGGGCAAGGACGGCGCCCTCGCCGCGGCCGGCCCACTCGGCCTGACCTGGTGGGACTGGGTGTCCGGGCCATCGGTCGCGATGAGCGTGCTCATCATTCTCGCGATCTTCACCACCTCGGGCACGTTTATGCTGCTGTTCCTCGCGGCGCTGCAGAACATCAGCGGCGAGATCGACGAGGCCGCCTCCGTCGACGGCGCCGGTCCGGTGCGCAAGTTCTTCTCGGTCACCCTGCCGATGCTCAAGCCGACGCTGTTCACCGTGCTCACCCTCGGTCTCATCGGCACCTGGCAGGTCTTCGACCAGGCCTACCTGCTCGGCGACGGACGCCCGGCGAAGACCACGCTGTTCCCCGCCTACCTCGGCTACAAGACGTCGTTCGACGGTCTCAACTGGGGCGAGGGCGCGGCGATCTCGTTCATCCTGTTCGCGATCATCGTGGCGCTCACGCTCCTGCAGCGGTTCATTCTGCGCGACCGTGACCTCGGACGCTCCGGCCTGCGACGGGCCGCCAAGGCGCAGGCGCGCCTGCTTCGGGATGCAACGGACACCCCCGTCGACCGAAAGCCCGGCGGCGTGGAGAGGAGCCACTGA
- a CDS encoding fluoride efflux transporter FluC, whose protein sequence is MTIVLVLLAGAFGAALRYGASLVSARWFVLAVNVVGSLLAGIAVATLEGDARLVVVTGFCGGLTTFSTFSVETVQQVLDGKAGAAASGILLNLVLGVGACAAGYALFA, encoded by the coding sequence ATGACTATCGTGCTTGTCCTCCTCGCCGGAGCGTTCGGGGCTGCCCTGCGCTACGGCGCCTCCCTCGTGTCCGCCCGCTGGTTCGTGCTCGCGGTCAACGTCGTCGGATCCCTGCTCGCCGGCATCGCCGTCGCCACCCTCGAGGGCGACGCGCGTCTCGTGGTCGTCACCGGCTTCTGCGGCGGACTCACCACCTTCAGTACCTTCAGCGTCGAGACGGTGCAGCAGGTGCTCGACGGCAAGGCGGGAGCTGCGGCATCCGGCATTCTGCTGAATCTGGTGCTGGGCGTGGGGGCGTGCGCGGCGGGTTACGCGCTGTTCGCCTAG
- a CDS encoding sugar ABC transporter substrate-binding protein: protein MRTTQWGATALAAGLIVALAGCSNGGGGGGEVAGQDLTILIGSSGDAETAAVQAAADAWAADNDATVEVVAADDLGQQLSQGFAGDQAPDLFYMSWDQFSNYASNRYLEPYAADLPNAGDFYPALVDTFTYDGTFTCAPKDFSTLGLIINTDLWAAAGLTEADVPTDWDSLEAAATKLTTGDTVGLSFGLEYARLGVFMNQAGGTLVDDDGTTVTADSAENLAGLEYVQKLHDAGVLKWPAEIEAGWGGEALGAGKAAMVIEGPWIKGIATDFPDTNYQAYELPAGPAGPSTFTFTNCWGIPQGSDTSAAAQSLVEFLTSDAQQLEASEAFGVIPSTEAAAATYAETYPENASFVAGADYAVSPVNFAGSADVMADFNAQLETLAGGDAKAILASLQKELQSALDDANDK, encoded by the coding sequence GTGAGAACAACACAATGGGGTGCAACGGCGCTGGCCGCTGGACTCATAGTCGCCTTGGCCGGATGCAGCAACGGAGGCGGAGGGGGCGGCGAGGTCGCGGGACAGGACCTCACCATCCTCATCGGATCAAGCGGTGACGCGGAGACGGCAGCCGTGCAGGCCGCGGCCGACGCCTGGGCCGCCGACAACGACGCGACGGTCGAGGTGGTCGCAGCAGACGACCTCGGCCAGCAGCTCAGCCAGGGCTTCGCTGGCGACCAGGCACCCGACCTCTTCTACATGAGCTGGGACCAGTTCTCGAACTACGCGAGCAACCGCTACCTCGAGCCCTACGCCGCCGACCTGCCGAACGCGGGCGACTTCTACCCGGCCCTCGTCGACACCTTCACCTACGACGGCACCTTCACGTGCGCACCGAAGGACTTCTCGACCCTCGGCCTCATCATCAACACCGACCTGTGGGCGGCGGCCGGTCTTACCGAAGCCGACGTTCCCACCGACTGGGACTCGCTCGAGGCCGCGGCGACCAAGCTCACCACGGGTGACACCGTCGGGCTGTCGTTCGGGCTCGAGTACGCCCGACTCGGCGTGTTCATGAACCAGGCCGGCGGAACACTCGTCGATGACGACGGCACCACCGTGACCGCCGACAGCGCGGAGAACCTGGCCGGACTCGAGTACGTGCAGAAGCTCCACGACGCCGGTGTGCTCAAGTGGCCGGCCGAGATCGAGGCAGGCTGGGGCGGAGAGGCGCTCGGTGCGGGCAAGGCCGCGATGGTCATCGAGGGTCCGTGGATCAAGGGAATCGCGACCGACTTCCCCGACACGAACTACCAGGCCTACGAACTGCCGGCCGGCCCCGCGGGACCGTCGACCTTCACCTTCACGAACTGCTGGGGTATCCCGCAGGGCTCCGACACGTCGGCAGCAGCCCAGTCGCTCGTCGAGTTCCTGACGAGTGACGCGCAGCAGCTCGAAGCGTCTGAAGCCTTCGGCGTGATCCCCTCGACGGAGGCCGCGGCAGCGACCTACGCCGAGACCTACCCGGAGAACGCCTCGTTCGTGGCCGGCGCCGACTACGCGGTCTCGCCCGTGAACTTCGCCGGATCCGCAGACGTCATGGCCGACTTCAACGCGCAGCTGGAAACGCTCGCCGGTGGCGATGCGAAGGCGATCCTCGCCAGCCTGCAGAAGGAACTGCAGTCGGCACTCGACGACGCTAACGACAAATGA
- a CDS encoding APC family permease — protein MTTSVRSPKRWLIGEPLPSEKLEGQLLPKHLALPIFASDPLSSVAYAPQELLLILTLGGLSFLSFAPWIAAGVVVLLIVVVASYRQLIKAYPSGGGDYEVAHRNLGEKAGLVVASALLVDYILTVAVSVASGVDNIISAFPGLDPFRIEMAVGFVIVLAAINLRGVAESSKAFALPTYLFIGSVGIMVITGLVRFFMGEDIQAESSKFLVESHDLTQVAVILLLLRAFASGCSALTGVEAIANGVPAFRQPKVKNAQRTLVLMGGIAIAMFIGVTTLALLTNVHYAEEASDLIGFDDSNPQRTVIAQIAAAVFGGDNSIMFFVVQATTAAVLLLAANTAFNGFPLLGSVLARDSYAPKSLNTRGDRLVYSNGVLALAAVAIVLIVIYQANPTQLIQLYIIGVFVSFTLGQTGMVVHWTRMLRRGEGDRGQILRSRAINAVGATLTFTVLLIVTVTKFTHGAWLVFAIMPVLFFVMLRVNRYYRRVAQDVAIDNSTVFGATGDHAVVLVGTMQKPMLKAIDYAIAARHDSLEAIHVNIDDAASERLLDAWEKANIQVPLRIIESPYRDISMPLIMYIKAHREEHGSEVVTVYTPLYIVGHWWEQILHNHKGRRIRQKLMLCPGVTVALVPWLLDSTRALYTRPQRPLPGQARRGEPVRQVMRKQMPHTKPVAKPVAKKASATKAAPKKPSSAPASPPTKPKS, from the coding sequence GTGACTACCTCGGTTAGGTCGCCCAAGCGGTGGCTGATCGGTGAACCGTTGCCCTCCGAGAAACTCGAAGGACAGCTTCTCCCGAAACATTTGGCACTCCCGATCTTTGCGAGTGACCCCCTGTCCTCCGTCGCCTACGCGCCTCAGGAGTTGCTGCTCATCCTGACGCTCGGCGGGCTCTCTTTCCTGTCCTTCGCACCCTGGATCGCCGCGGGTGTTGTTGTGCTGCTCATCGTCGTCGTGGCGTCGTACCGCCAGCTCATCAAGGCGTATCCGAGCGGTGGTGGCGACTACGAGGTCGCGCACCGCAACCTCGGCGAGAAGGCCGGCCTGGTCGTCGCGTCCGCCCTGCTCGTCGACTACATCCTCACGGTGGCGGTGTCGGTCGCGAGCGGCGTGGACAACATCATCTCCGCCTTCCCGGGGCTCGACCCGTTCCGCATCGAGATGGCCGTCGGCTTCGTCATCGTGCTCGCCGCGATCAACCTGCGCGGCGTCGCCGAGTCGAGCAAGGCGTTCGCCCTCCCCACCTACCTGTTCATCGGCAGCGTCGGCATCATGGTCATCACCGGTCTCGTGCGCTTTTTTATGGGCGAGGACATCCAGGCCGAGTCGTCGAAGTTCCTCGTCGAAAGCCACGACCTGACGCAGGTTGCCGTCATCCTCTTGTTGCTTCGTGCTTTTGCGAGTGGATGCTCCGCGCTCACCGGCGTCGAAGCGATCGCGAACGGCGTGCCGGCCTTCCGGCAGCCCAAGGTCAAGAACGCGCAGCGCACCCTCGTGCTGATGGGCGGCATCGCGATCGCGATGTTCATCGGTGTCACGACCCTCGCCCTCCTCACCAACGTGCACTACGCGGAGGAGGCCTCCGATCTGATCGGATTCGACGACTCCAACCCGCAACGCACCGTCATCGCCCAGATCGCCGCGGCGGTCTTTGGTGGCGACAACTCGATTATGTTCTTCGTGGTGCAGGCCACAACAGCGGCCGTGCTGCTGCTTGCGGCCAATACCGCGTTCAATGGGTTCCCGCTGCTCGGCTCGGTGCTCGCGCGCGACAGCTACGCACCTAAGTCGCTCAACACCCGCGGTGACCGCCTCGTCTACTCGAACGGCGTTCTCGCCCTGGCCGCCGTCGCGATCGTGCTCATCGTTATCTACCAGGCCAATCCGACGCAGCTGATCCAGCTGTACATCATCGGCGTCTTCGTGAGCTTCACGCTCGGCCAGACCGGCATGGTCGTGCACTGGACGCGCATGCTGCGCCGCGGCGAGGGCGACCGCGGGCAGATCCTGCGCAGCCGGGCGATCAACGCCGTCGGCGCTACGCTCACCTTCACCGTCCTCCTCATCGTCACGGTGACCAAGTTCACCCATGGCGCGTGGCTCGTCTTCGCGATCATGCCCGTGCTGTTCTTCGTGATGTTGCGGGTCAACCGCTACTACCGCCGTGTCGCGCAGGATGTCGCGATCGACAACTCCACGGTGTTCGGCGCGACCGGCGACCATGCCGTTGTGCTGGTCGGCACCATGCAGAAGCCGATGCTCAAGGCCATCGACTACGCGATCGCCGCACGCCACGACAGCCTCGAAGCCATCCACGTCAACATCGACGATGCCGCCTCCGAGCGCCTCCTCGACGCCTGGGAGAAGGCCAACATCCAGGTGCCGCTGCGCATCATCGAGTCGCCCTACCGCGACATCTCGATGCCGCTCATCATGTACATCAAGGCGCACCGCGAGGAGCACGGCTCCGAGGTCGTCACCGTCTACACGCCGCTCTACATCGTCGGTCACTGGTGGGAGCAGATCCTGCACAACCACAAGGGCCGCCGCATCCGCCAGAAGCTGATGCTCTGCCCGGGCGTCACCGTCGCGCTCGTGCCGTGGCTGCTCGACTCGACCCGCGCGCTCTACACGCGGCCGCAGCGCCCGCTGCCCGGCCAGGCCCGCCGCGGCGAGCCGGTGCGCCAGGTCATGCGCAAGCAGATGCCGCACACGAAGCCGGTCGCGAAGCCGGTCGCGAAGAAGGCATCCGCGACGAAGGCTGCGCCGAAGAAGCCCTCGTCCGCTCCGGCTTCCCCTCCCACGAAGCCGAAGTCCTAG